One Actinoplanes missouriensis 431 DNA segment encodes these proteins:
- a CDS encoding vWA domain-containing protein yields the protein MSYTAEAFQNEYLALGASEVNAIVTVTSTGAAGGVRTAGATEIIIVDASGSMQAEGRIGAARQAAKAAVECIDDGVHFAIIAGVSTAQQLFPEPGRLAVASPETRAAASRSIDRLQASGGTAMGAWLLLAAQLFAQRPGDIAHAILLTDGDNGERFGYLEQVLESITGRFTVDCRGVGTNWKVSELRKIATAMLGTVDIVARPIELTAAFQQMMTTAMGKTSADVQLKIWTPVNTTVRFVKQVEPQVTDLTGKRVEDGPRAGRYPLGSWGQESRDYHVCVQVTPGAAGDEMLAARVSVVEGDTVHAQALVRAVWTDDTALSTRINRQVAHYTGQAELASAIQEGLAARESGDDRTATLKFGRAAQLAHASGNTATSELLAKVVEIEDPVTGTVRLRRRVNAEDEMALDTRSTKTVRVGRAQ from the coding sequence GTGTCGTACACCGCTGAGGCGTTCCAGAACGAGTACCTCGCCCTGGGCGCGAGCGAGGTCAACGCGATCGTCACGGTCACGTCGACCGGCGCGGCGGGCGGCGTCCGCACCGCCGGGGCCACCGAGATCATCATCGTGGACGCGTCCGGATCGATGCAGGCCGAGGGCCGGATCGGCGCCGCCCGGCAGGCCGCGAAGGCCGCCGTCGAGTGCATCGACGACGGCGTCCACTTCGCGATCATCGCGGGGGTGAGCACGGCGCAGCAGCTCTTCCCGGAGCCCGGCCGGCTCGCCGTCGCGTCGCCGGAGACCCGCGCGGCCGCGTCCCGGTCGATCGACCGGCTGCAGGCCAGCGGCGGCACCGCGATGGGCGCGTGGCTGCTGCTCGCGGCGCAACTGTTCGCGCAGCGTCCCGGCGACATCGCGCACGCCATCCTGCTCACCGACGGCGACAACGGGGAACGGTTCGGCTATCTCGAACAGGTCCTGGAGTCGATCACCGGCCGGTTCACCGTGGACTGCCGGGGCGTCGGCACCAACTGGAAGGTCTCCGAACTCCGCAAGATCGCCACGGCGATGCTGGGCACGGTCGACATCGTGGCCCGGCCGATCGAGCTGACCGCCGCGTTCCAGCAGATGATGACGACCGCGATGGGCAAGACCAGCGCCGACGTGCAGCTCAAGATCTGGACGCCGGTGAACACCACGGTCCGGTTCGTCAAACAGGTCGAGCCGCAGGTCACCGACCTGACCGGCAAACGGGTCGAGGACGGGCCGCGCGCCGGGCGGTACCCGCTGGGCTCCTGGGGCCAGGAGAGCCGGGACTACCACGTCTGCGTGCAGGTGACGCCGGGAGCAGCCGGCGACGAGATGCTGGCCGCCCGGGTCTCGGTGGTCGAGGGTGACACCGTGCACGCGCAGGCGCTGGTCCGGGCCGTCTGGACCGACGACACCGCGCTCTCCACCCGGATCAACCGGCAGGTGGCGCACTACACCGGGCAGGCCGAGCTGGCGTCCGCGATCCAGGAGGGCCTGGCCGCCCGCGAGTCCGGGGACGACCGGACCGCGACGCTGAAGTTCGGTCGGGCCGCCCAGCTCGCCCACGCCAGCGGGAACACCGCCACGTCCGAGCTGCTGGCGAAGGTGGTCGAGATCGAGGACCCGGTGACGGGCACGGTGCGGCTCCGGCGCCGGGTCAACGCGGAGGACGAGATGGCGCTGGACACCCGCTCCACGAAGACGGTCCGGGTGGGGCGGGCGCAGTGA
- a CDS encoding FHA domain-containing protein: MTAYTCPKGHQSAESDFCDTCGVKITGADPTVVAVAPPAAPAGTESAETCPHCGAPRGGSARFCEDCGYDHETGRLPAMDAAAPAAWTATVFADRVYFDANEVDGVTFPQDAPEQTVTLPAPQVRIGRRSSSHGTAPDLDLTGDPGVSHNHALLTLTIDGQWLLSDLGSTNGTYLNAEDTPLTAGQSRTLKDGDQVHVGIWTTITLHAPS, encoded by the coding sequence GTGACGGCGTACACCTGCCCGAAGGGCCATCAATCGGCGGAGAGCGACTTCTGCGACACCTGCGGGGTGAAGATCACCGGCGCCGATCCGACGGTCGTGGCGGTCGCCCCGCCGGCGGCGCCCGCCGGCACGGAGAGCGCGGAGACCTGCCCGCACTGCGGCGCGCCGCGGGGCGGCAGCGCCCGCTTCTGCGAGGACTGCGGGTACGACCACGAGACCGGCCGCCTCCCCGCGATGGACGCCGCCGCGCCCGCCGCCTGGACCGCGACCGTCTTCGCCGACCGGGTCTACTTCGACGCCAACGAGGTCGACGGCGTGACGTTCCCGCAGGACGCGCCGGAGCAGACCGTCACGTTGCCGGCACCGCAGGTCCGGATCGGGCGCCGCAGCTCGTCCCACGGAACCGCGCCCGACCTGGACCTCACCGGCGACCCGGGGGTCTCGCACAACCACGCCCTGCTCACCCTCACGATCGACGGGCAGTGGCTGCTCTCCGACCTGGGATCGACCAACGGGACATATCTGAACGCCGAGGACACTCCGCTGACCGCCGGACAGAGCCGCACCCTCAAGGACGGTGACCAGGTGCACGTGGGGATCTGGACGACGATCACACTGCACGCCCCTTCGTGA
- a CDS encoding tetratricopeptide repeat protein — protein sequence MSSFGASLRSLRRSAGLTIEQLAEASGVSGRAISDMERGHSRAPQTRTLAALAKGLGLGDDRLAVLEDAAREQRARNTGDRPRVCELPRAVADFVGRAAELDLVRRHLVRSHLSAEGERGPAPVVVVHGQAGLGKTAFALRVAGDLGDRFPDGRFYLDLRGTDAEPMTVGEALVRLLRALEMSPRRIAETDEERSSQLRSVLRDRRCLLVLDNAAGEAQVRPLLPADGAGVAVVTSRRVLGGLEGVLRIPLPPFAAAESAELLATIAAQAVGPGVGQVADLCGHLPLALRIAGTRLATRPAWTVDHLVTRLADADRRLALLALGDTGVATAFALSHAQLSGPARTLFRRLAHVPGVRFSPEIAAVLAGIGADDAVDGLEELVELGLLMPEPDGWVRYRFHDLIRLYAAQRLGIEEPPGVRAETDQRLTRWLLETAIVAGRWFEPGYGKLPDDYDGLIPLATEKEAAEWLQAEAENWLGALRQAAADGRHQLVVDVAEALHWFSDSMVFWEGWYEVYGLSRAAAAELPDRHQEVTHLNYHSWAATHAARRPEEGADIAMAAYELAAAIGDVKEQGWALTYAGTASRFAGQLDRALPLYLRAQQLAADAGDHDAYVQHFQGLGLLLAAMGRREESLEMFAATLRELDVRPVSPRPAASARAGAHTFAAEVLADLGRWPEARRQAELALPLVQRTGDNSLVGQVHLTLGRARGALGEPEEARAELIRALELLEETHFRKGVELARALLMQ from the coding sequence GTGTCGTCGTTCGGTGCCTCCCTTCGCTCCCTCCGCCGGTCCGCCGGCCTGACCATCGAGCAGCTCGCCGAGGCGTCCGGGGTGAGCGGCCGGGCGATCAGCGACATGGAGCGCGGGCACAGCCGGGCGCCGCAGACCCGTACCCTCGCGGCTCTGGCGAAAGGCCTGGGCCTGGGCGACGACCGGCTGGCCGTGCTGGAGGACGCGGCCCGGGAGCAGCGGGCCCGCAACACCGGCGACCGGCCGCGGGTCTGCGAGCTGCCGCGCGCGGTGGCGGACTTCGTCGGCCGTGCCGCCGAGCTGGACCTGGTCCGCCGGCACCTGGTCCGCTCGCACCTTTCCGCCGAGGGCGAGCGCGGCCCGGCGCCGGTCGTGGTGGTGCACGGGCAGGCCGGGCTCGGCAAGACCGCGTTCGCCCTGCGGGTCGCCGGCGATCTGGGCGACCGGTTCCCGGACGGGCGGTTCTACCTCGACCTGCGGGGCACCGACGCCGAGCCGATGACGGTCGGCGAGGCCCTGGTCCGGCTGCTGCGGGCCCTGGAGATGAGCCCGCGCCGGATCGCCGAGACCGACGAGGAACGCTCCAGCCAGCTGCGGTCCGTCCTGCGCGACCGCCGCTGCCTGCTGGTGCTGGACAACGCCGCCGGCGAGGCACAGGTACGCCCCCTGCTGCCCGCCGACGGCGCCGGCGTCGCCGTGGTGACCAGCCGGCGGGTTCTCGGCGGCCTGGAAGGGGTGCTCCGGATCCCGCTGCCGCCGTTCGCCGCGGCCGAGTCGGCGGAGCTGCTCGCCACCATCGCCGCCCAGGCGGTCGGCCCCGGCGTCGGCCAGGTCGCCGACCTCTGCGGCCACCTCCCGCTCGCGCTGCGGATCGCCGGCACCCGCCTCGCCACCCGGCCCGCCTGGACCGTCGATCACCTGGTGACCCGGCTCGCCGACGCGGACCGCCGGCTCGCGCTGCTCGCGCTCGGCGACACCGGGGTGGCGACCGCATTCGCGCTGTCGCACGCCCAGCTCTCCGGGCCGGCCCGCACCCTGTTCCGGCGCCTCGCGCACGTGCCGGGTGTCCGCTTCTCCCCGGAGATCGCGGCGGTGCTCGCCGGGATCGGGGCGGACGACGCCGTCGACGGGCTGGAGGAGCTGGTCGAGCTCGGCCTGCTGATGCCCGAGCCGGACGGCTGGGTGCGCTACCGCTTCCACGACCTGATCCGGCTCTACGCCGCGCAGCGGCTCGGCATCGAGGAGCCGCCCGGCGTCCGCGCCGAGACCGACCAGCGCCTCACCCGGTGGCTGCTGGAGACCGCGATCGTGGCCGGCCGCTGGTTCGAGCCGGGTTATGGCAAACTCCCCGACGACTACGACGGCCTGATTCCGCTCGCCACCGAGAAGGAGGCCGCCGAGTGGCTGCAGGCCGAGGCGGAGAACTGGCTCGGCGCGCTGCGACAGGCGGCCGCGGACGGCCGGCACCAACTGGTCGTCGACGTGGCCGAGGCGCTGCACTGGTTCTCCGACTCGATGGTCTTCTGGGAGGGCTGGTACGAGGTGTACGGCCTGTCCCGTGCCGCCGCCGCCGAGCTGCCCGACCGGCACCAGGAGGTCACCCACCTGAACTACCACTCCTGGGCGGCCACCCACGCGGCGCGCCGGCCGGAGGAGGGCGCCGACATCGCGATGGCCGCGTACGAGCTGGCGGCAGCAATCGGTGACGTGAAGGAGCAGGGCTGGGCGCTGACCTACGCCGGGACCGCGTCCCGGTTCGCCGGGCAGCTGGACCGGGCGCTGCCGCTGTACCTGCGGGCGCAGCAACTCGCCGCCGACGCCGGTGACCACGACGCGTACGTGCAGCACTTCCAGGGCCTGGGCCTGCTGCTGGCCGCGATGGGCCGGCGCGAGGAGTCCCTGGAGATGTTCGCTGCGACGCTCCGCGAGCTGGACGTCCGGCCGGTGTCGCCCCGGCCGGCCGCGAGCGCCCGGGCCGGCGCGCACACGTTCGCCGCGGAGGTCCTCGCCGACCTGGGCAGATGGCCGGAGGCGCGGCGACAGGCCGAGCTGGCGCTGCCGCTGGTCCAGCGGACCGGGGACAACAGCCTGGTCGGGCAGGTCCACCTCACGCTGGGCCGGGCCCGGGGCGCGCTGGGCGAGCCGGAAGAGGCTCGGGCGGAGCTGATCCGGGCGCTGGAGCTGCTGGAGGAGACGCACTTCCGGAAAGGTGTCGAGCTGGCTCGCGCGCTGCTCATGCAGTAA
- a CDS encoding alpha/beta fold hydrolase gives MSFVTTSDGTQIFYKDWGTGRPVVLSHGWPLNSDSWEAQQLFLAEHGYRVIAHDRRGHGRSTQTWHGNEMDTYAADLAAVIDHLDLRDVTLIGFSTGGGEISRYIGNYGTARIAQAVLVSAVPPLMLKTDDNPGGVPIEVFDGLRAGSLADRSQLYKDLADGPFFGNNRDGVTIARGPRDAFWLQGMAAGHRNAYESIAAFSATDFRGDLAKFDVPTLVIHGDDDQVVPFEVGGKASAALVKGAELKVYAGGPHGITDTHKEQLNNDLLEFLNSYNA, from the coding sequence ATGAGCTTCGTCACGACCTCCGACGGCACCCAGATCTTCTACAAGGACTGGGGCACCGGCCGCCCGGTCGTGCTCAGCCACGGCTGGCCGCTGAACTCGGACAGCTGGGAGGCTCAGCAGCTGTTCCTGGCCGAGCACGGCTACCGCGTCATCGCGCACGACCGCCGCGGTCACGGCAGGTCGACGCAGACCTGGCACGGCAACGAGATGGACACGTACGCCGCGGACCTGGCCGCCGTGATCGACCACCTGGACCTGCGCGACGTCACGCTGATCGGCTTCTCCACCGGCGGCGGCGAGATCAGCCGCTACATCGGCAACTACGGCACCGCCCGCATCGCGCAGGCCGTGCTGGTCTCCGCGGTGCCGCCGCTCATGCTGAAGACCGACGACAACCCGGGCGGCGTGCCGATCGAGGTCTTCGACGGCCTGCGCGCCGGTTCCCTCGCGGACCGCTCGCAGCTGTACAAGGACCTCGCCGACGGCCCGTTCTTCGGCAACAACCGCGACGGCGTCACCATCGCCCGTGGTCCGCGTGACGCGTTCTGGCTGCAGGGCATGGCGGCCGGGCACCGCAACGCGTACGAGTCGATCGCCGCGTTCTCGGCCACCGACTTCCGCGGCGACCTCGCCAAGTTCGACGTGCCGACGCTCGTCATCCACGGCGACGACGACCAGGTCGTCCCGTTCGAGGTCGGCGGCAAGGCGTCGGCGGCGCTGGTCAAGGGCGCCGAGCTCAAGGTGTACGCCGGTGGGCCGCACGGCATCACCGACACCCACAAGGAGCAGCTCAACAACGACCTGCTGGAGTTCCTCAACAGCTACAACGCGTGA
- a CDS encoding MFS transporter, whose product MRTLLPRLGAGFNRLWAAAAVSNTGDGITMVAGPLLLASITANPALIAGGVFAQQLPWLLFSLVSGVFADRLDRRRLIVVSNLVRAAALAVLTLAVATGQVPVALVYLVLFVLGTGETIVDTAGGALLPRLVAPDLLPRANARLSATFTIANQFAAKPLGAWLFGIAAAAPFAADALSFVVSAALIAALPAAASQATYPATPPETAPSEPAPPETAPSKTAPPETAASETALPPPGDGPATLRADIAEGVRWLRGHRLLRTLAAAMGLGNVAFCSAFAVFVLYAQQRLGLSGAGYGVLLTTFAAGGLIGAAVAARVTVRFGSPAVLRAGLLVEVITHLTLASTTNALVAGAVLVLFGVQTVVWGVITASLRQRLVPDRLLGRVGSVYALLETGGAAAGTLIGGLLAAALGLTTPFWAAAAAMAVILAVAWRPLAEAGRRHGGTGPPAGARS is encoded by the coding sequence TTGCGTACCCTCCTCCCGCGCCTCGGCGCGGGCTTCAACCGTCTCTGGGCCGCTGCGGCGGTCTCCAACACGGGCGACGGCATCACCATGGTGGCCGGCCCGCTCCTGCTCGCCTCGATCACCGCGAACCCTGCCCTGATCGCCGGCGGGGTCTTCGCCCAGCAACTGCCGTGGCTACTGTTCTCCCTGGTCAGCGGCGTCTTCGCGGATCGGCTGGACCGTCGCCGGCTGATCGTGGTGTCCAACCTGGTCCGGGCCGCCGCGCTGGCCGTGCTGACCCTGGCCGTCGCCACCGGGCAGGTGCCGGTGGCGCTGGTCTACCTGGTGCTGTTCGTCCTCGGCACGGGCGAGACGATCGTCGACACGGCGGGCGGCGCGCTGCTGCCCCGGCTGGTCGCGCCGGACCTGCTGCCGCGGGCGAACGCCCGGCTCAGCGCCACGTTCACGATCGCCAACCAGTTCGCGGCGAAGCCGCTCGGGGCGTGGCTGTTCGGCATCGCGGCCGCCGCGCCGTTCGCCGCGGACGCGCTGAGCTTCGTGGTCTCCGCGGCACTGATCGCCGCCCTCCCTGCCGCCGCGTCACAAGCCACCTACCCCGCCACGCCGCCGGAAACCGCGCCGTCGGAACCCGCCCCGCCGGAAACCGCGCCGTCGAAAACCGCGCCGCCGGAAACCGCAGCGTCGGAAACCGCGCTTCCGCCACCCGGCGACGGCCCGGCGACGTTGCGCGCGGACATCGCCGAAGGCGTGCGCTGGCTGCGCGGCCACCGCCTGCTCCGCACCCTCGCCGCCGCCATGGGCCTGGGCAACGTCGCGTTCTGCTCGGCGTTCGCCGTCTTCGTCCTCTACGCCCAGCAGCGCCTGGGCCTCTCCGGCGCCGGCTACGGCGTCCTGCTGACCACGTTCGCGGCCGGCGGCCTGATCGGCGCCGCGGTGGCGGCCCGGGTGACCGTACGGTTCGGCAGCCCGGCGGTCCTGCGCGCCGGTCTGCTGGTCGAGGTGATCACCCATCTGACCCTGGCGTCGACGACGAACGCCCTGGTCGCCGGCGCGGTGCTGGTGCTGTTCGGCGTGCAGACCGTGGTGTGGGGCGTGATCACCGCGTCGCTGCGGCAGCGCCTGGTCCCGGACCGGCTGCTGGGCCGGGTGGGCAGTGTCTACGCGCTCCTGGAGACCGGCGGCGCGGCGGCCGGCACCCTGATCGGCGGGCTGCTCGCCGCGGCGCTGGGGCTGACGACGCCGTTCTGGGCGGCGGCCGCCGCGATGGCCGTCATCCTGGCAGTCGCGTGGCGACCGCTCGCCGAAGCCGGCCGGCGGCACGGCGGGACCGGCCCGCCCGCCGGAGCGCGATCATGA